In Pelodiscus sinensis isolate JC-2024 chromosome 19, ASM4963464v1, whole genome shotgun sequence, the DNA window CgccaggcaggggtggagaatcCAGGCCCAGctaggccccagccccagcccccaccagcgaagagagcccggggggggggggggcacgggcaGCTGAAGAGCCGCAGGTTTCTCAGTGCACAGGGCTGGCGGCGGGATGGGGGTCGTGCAAGCGGCTACCCCGGCCCGGCCTCGCACGCTGGGCTGACGCCTCCGGCGAGGGGTGAGCCGAGGGCGTCTCTGACAATAGCGCTTTGTGGGGCAGCCGCCATGTGCGCTGAGGTGAGAGCCCAGCGGCGGGCCGGGGGGCAGAGCGAGGCTAGAATTACACAAGCCGGGGACGGGATCCAGCTGGCAGCGGCAGAGCAGCGGGGCCTGGCGGGCAGCCCCTGGGCCGGCGGAGGaaccaggccggggggggggttctgctggCTCCCGCCACGGCACCCACTGCCTGACGCTGCTGCTGAACTGCAAGGGGagtggggagaaatggggcattcagctctgccacagactagcaggactcccagcccaccccccacagcctcccccttcccccggcaggaGAGGGCAGCACCGTCTGATCCAGCAGCTGGCTCGGTAACCCACGCTGCCCCGGGCTGGTGCTCGCCTGCCCACCAGCCTCCTCTTCCACGCCGCTGCCTGTGCAGTGTCTGGGGAGAAATCCCCAGGGTGGCTAGGGCAGCTAGCTGGGTCCCCACGTGCTTCCATGCAGCTGCTCAGAGGGGCCTGTTTGTGGCACTGACCCAGACCGTCCGTTTGCCTCCCGGTGCACCCGAGTGCCTTTGTTTTCACATGGTCCCGCTGGGCCTCCCAGGTACAGCCGCTCCCCCCTGTGCAATCTTAAGAACATCacaatggccagactgggtcagaccaaaggtccaccaggtgctccagagggagtgaacgcaACAGGGAATTACCCAGTTAtccctcccctgtggcccattcccagcttctgacaaacagaggcgagggacaccctccctacccctcctggctattAGCCCTTGATGGACTGatccttcatgaatctatctagaatcctattcaagtcctggtcttcacaacatcctctggcgaggagttccacaggttgactgtgccctgggtgaagaaatacttcctttggtgtgttttcaacctgctgccttttAGCTGCATTTGGTGATgcctagttcttatgtgatggaTCCCCTGGCATAGGGatctgcatttcttttgctgctttgtaGTTCTACTGACAGATTCCTCTCCTCTCAAAGCAACGGAGGCCCAAAatctcccccacactccatgctGGGCGCACTGCCTTCTCATCACATGGGACACGAAAGTCAAGTTGGCCTGGGTTTTTCCCATGCACTTGGAGAGTTGGAAGTCCTGGCTAGAGCAGTCACATTAAGAGGCACCTCACAGAAGCCAAGCTCGACTTTTCCAGTGCTACGGCTACACTACTCTGAAGTCAACTGTGCATGGTTAAATTTTAATCATTCCTCTTAGGGAAAGTAGGAGTAACGAAATCAACACAACCCTTAACGTCAGCAAAACGGGCTTGGTGGTACGGACTGTTTAGATACAGCCTAGGAGTTCAGGTAGGGCTTtttctagactggtcagtttttttggaaaatcagccgcttttgcggaaaaacgtgccagctgtctacactggccgcttgaatttccgcaaaagcactgacgatctcatgtaagattgtcagtgttcttgcagaaatactgtgctgctcccgttcgggcaaaagccctcttgcgcaaatgatttgtgcaaaagggccagtgtagacagcacagggctgttttccgtaaaaaagccccgatggctaaaatggcgatcggggctttttttgcagaaaaacacgtctatattggccatggacgcttttccgcaaaaagtgcttttgcggaaaagcgtcctgccaatctagacgctcttttccgaaaatgcttttaacggaaaacttttctgttaaaagcatttccagaaaatcatgccagtgtcgaCGTAGCCCTAGTGCACCAGGCTTAGAAGGCTTGGGCTGCtttggagctggctgctggggctaAACGGGCTGCTAAGAAGTTATACTGACTAGGACCATCAGCATCCGGccctgggcctggcgaggggGTGGGTAGGAAGCAGCACAGGAGAGATTCGTGGGTTGGGTTTTTATTAGAACAAACAAGAGGTTACAGATAAGAACTTTCCGAACTAGTTACAAGACTGCAGCTGGGCAGCTCAGCAGACGGCCCTTAAACCCCCCCGCAGCTTGTGGTAGACAAAACCCCCTCGTCTCCACACCCCGAGccaggcctgggagctgccccggCTTGCAGGTCAATGGCCAAGAGGGAGGAATCTCAGTTTTGCTTGGAAAAAAAGCTGTTTAGCCCcagtgccccagccctggccatgtGGAACACAGCTCCTAGCACTAGCTCCAGTTACTACTTTGATGTTCCCGGTACAGCTGATCCGACAGCACCAAGCTCCCAGGGGTTCCTGTGCCAGCCAGCTCACTCAGCCACGCCCCCGGACAGACAGAACACCAGCCGCCAAAAGGGACTGAGTCCTGCTTCTCCCAGGAGGGACAAATTCCCTGCCTCGGGTACAGCTCTGATCTCTGGCCAGAGCCCAGCACGCTCCAGCCGCCCCCGGAGCAGCTACCAGGAATGCCtggccttccctcttctccccggGTGGGTTAGCGGAGAGAAAGGCCATGAAGCGGCTAAGGAAGCGCAGCGTTGGGAGAATTCAGCCTGCAGCGTGATGCAGGTACAAATGCACCAGGAGAGGAAACTTAGCAGGGGGCTGGTTTCCACATGAGAGCAGGAGGGTCCCTGGAGCCACACTGGGACCATAAGCCTTAAGTGCAGCCCTCtgtacaatgtgtgtgtgtgtgggggggggttaggACACAGGTGTAAAGCCAAACCAAACAGCCCAGCTTAAGCAGCCAATAGAATGAAGCGAGTTTCCTTTAGCCCCCCGCACCACCTGGCTTTCCGTACGTCTTGCTCTCAGCTCAGAGGCTGGTCAGTGTCGGCTTCCGTGTCACTCAGCTTCTTGGGCACCAGGACCCCGGCGTTGCCGAGATCGGCAGGGAAGCGGTTACTTTCAAAAAGCAAAACGCCCCAGGAAGGAAGCTCCCTTCTGCGATCGGAAGAGCGATGAGTCGAGGGGAAGCCCTCAAAGGAACTTCTGGTTTCTATGAGCCCTGATTTTCCTTGATGGGTAAAAGTCAGCCCCCTTTAAGAGATTCTCAAGTTagatccctcccaccccccccccccaaaaaaaggacgGGCTCAAAGGCACCAGTAACTTCTGAACCGCAGACCTTGAAAGTTGGGGGGTTCCGACCGGGATTCCCTGGTGAGGAAGCTGCTTTGTGCTCGTGCTACGTTGCCAAGTGCCGTTCTCAGCTGGTTGGCCGTGCCCagaggagggggagctcaggtcGGCATCGTCGCTGACCACACTGGGCAGCAGCGCTGCAAACTTTGGGCCGGAAGGGCAGCTCCCAACCCTCCAAGGAGAggcctctgggaaggagttttccCACCGCGCTAAGACCCAGCCTCAGTCCACAGCCAGTTGCCTGCGATATTTCCTCCGGATTTCGGTGCGGACGTCGCCCTACGGAAGAGGAGCATCAAAGAGGAAAGCGCCGGTGGGCAGAGCTTTAtccgagccaggcctgggccCGGACCCTGTAGGCAAGGCATGTAAACACTGGCCAACTCCGGACACATCGTCCATCGCAGGGCAAGTGAGGTGAGACACTCCCCCAGCTTGTGGGGATCCCAGCGGGTCAGGGACGGATACCCCCAGCATTACCACCCAGGCCTCCTGCTCGGGTAACTCCACCAATCTGCTGCAGTAGTAGGTTGTTCTCCTCAATGGagcagctctgggggaggggcagatgcagGACGCTCTGCCATTGTGCTACAGGGGTATTATTGCCGGACCAGCATCACACCCTGAGGCCACTAGGAGCGGATCATCCCATGTTATCAATagatcaacccccccccccccctctattTGTGTGTGGCACTTGCCACATCACTGCCAGACTCCATCCCACAGGGCACAGCTGAGACCCACGGCACAGGCAGGCGCAGTGCTCGAACCGCCCGGATCCCGGCCATCCCTGGCGACAGCCTGGCGCGAGGGACGGGGGCCTAGCTGGTGCCGCAGGCCTGGCTCCTTACCGCGTGGCTGAGCTTCCCCAGCAGTGGGAGGACTTGCAGCAGCACCTCGTCCCGGGGGTCTCCCGCCCAGCTGGGGATCGGGACGCAGTTGGAcgcctgcagggagagggggacacGTCGGCCGCACAGGAAGCGGCCCGTCCTGCCCACCGGGGGAGTTAGCCGGGGGCACGGAGAGGCCAGGGCcccggggaggaggtgggggaatgaaCCTTGAAGTGGAGAAGCCTCGGAGGGGACGTCAGCCTAgctcagcagttttcaaacttttctttcaTGCCCCGGTTGAAGAAAACGGTTGATGCCGCAACCTGACATCATGTCACtggagtggggggctgcagggtggggcaggggaggagttttggggtgtaggaaggggctTACCTAGAGCGGCTctcgggcagcaggggggctaaggcagcttcctgcctctcctgcgccccagaagcaggttCCCAGCTAGCCCCACACTCCCgctggtgcttggggcaggggcagcgcacagagccCTATACGCTTCACCCCGCACCtcggagccgggcctgctgcggccacttctggggccaggccaggcagggagctgccgtAGCACCTCCATTCGTCACCTGATCCCCTGCAGCCGTGAGACCCAGCACCCAACATTCCCGCCCCAGTGCTGGGTTGGGCCCCGGAGTTAGAAAGCCGCAGAGCTAGACCATCCCCAATGGGCATCTGCCCAGCCTGGtcaagcctccagccctgcctagATACTCCCAGTTTGGGGGTGAGCGGCTGAGAGCGGCCTGGGGTGTCAGCAGCACCCCACACATCTAGCAACGCCACCTCTGGGGGTCTCAAACTGGGGCAATGCCGGTTCCAGTGAGACTGCCAAGAGCCTTATTGACCCTGGGGGGGGAGATCACCTCGTCCGTCCCTTccccgtccctccccccaggccagtAACCCTTGGATTCTTGGTAGGATTCTTGGCAGAGCCAAGTGATGGAgatcttccccctctcccccccccccccccccccgggaacccatcccagtgcttcacccccctgcTAGGGAAAGATTTTCctcatctccaacctagaccgGCCCTCTTGGGGTCTCCAGTGCCGCTGGGGCGTTTGCTTTCAGGGGACACCAGCAAGGCAGAGTGTTGAATCCAGCCAGCATGTGGGGGCCGCTCCTACCTTCAGCGGCCTGGCTGGGCACTTGTTAGCGGCTGCATCaccccccagaagtggctgcattctAGCCACAGAGGTGACTGTTTGCAATGCACCCATGGGATGAAGGGGCTAACACAagcctccccacactgctcttCTCCCCCAGTTGGGGGCGGGTGTCGAcctctggcctccccccccccccagaagggcaGGGAGAGCAATGCAGGTGCATCCAATCCCCTCCCCAGTGGACCGTGGGAAagtgaccccctcccccgccagttaCCTGGTAGGGGAATCCTTGTGGGCAGTCATCCAGTGCCACCGTCCGGGCCAGGTCTCTCTCCAGGATGGCGAGGTCCTTCACGTAGTAGCCCTGGAGGCAGAGGCAGTcctgctgatagaggcagtgcCTGGAAGGAGAGGCGGGGGCCAGGCGTGAGTccgaggggggggaagggaggagacgggcCAGAGGGGCCTCTCATCACCTGATCAGCTTCTTCTGAGGATCCAACACATCCAGCATCTTCTCGGCGTAGCTCTGCTTGGCAGTGGTGAAGACAAAGATCTGGGGAGCgcaagggcaggagtgggaagcgGCTCCCCCCCCACGGCCGGGGGccggcagctcccaggaccccaCCTCGCATCCCAGGGGTGGGGTTAGCCAATGGGGATCTGGAGGCATGGGGAGATGAACTGGCCATGTCAGGAGTCGGAAGCAAGGGGGGGAATCTTTGGATTCTAGGGTCACCCCAGGGCTGGAATCACAAACCGGGAAGTGGCTCTTCAGTCCCAAGATGCCCCCACAACTCAGGTCTGGTTTTGGGGCATCTCCCTTTCCTCCTGCACAAGCTTCTCTTTCGACCCCCATCCTCTCCGGCAGCCAGGGAGGGCGGGGCCCAGCGGGTACCTCATAGGTCTTGGAAAGGGTCTCCAGGAACTCCTGCACATGGGGGCGCAGCTTCAGGTAAGCCTCAAGGAAGCAGGAAGCAGGATTAGCGGGCCCATTCCCGGcacgttctcccccccccccccccggaacacTTCATCAGCTTCTCATCCAGCTCCAGACACTGACGTGCTGGTGGACCAGCTCAGACGCCATCTAGCCACTGGTCTCATCTCCGAGACTGGCTGGTTCCAGAGGATGGAGCCGTTCCTTGGTACACAGACAAGCCCATTCCTTCCTGACCACCATGCAGGGCTCAGGGGgtgccctgaagcatgaagaTCGGCAGCTCTCGCTGCTTTAAGCCACCCCACTGCAATGCCAAGTTAGATGGgaatttcccccccacacacacacacacacacacactctgcctggGACTGTGGTTGGCACAggagggcagtgttccctctaaccttttccatACATAGGTGGGTTTTTTCCattcatctgtgtgcagaataaattttgtcctgTGCACCAAGTTGtgtgagaatgtgcaccaccaggagatcCACAAATCTAGCTGCGAGCGCTCTGCCAGTCAGCAGGGCAGCACTGAAatttctctgcagcagctgcccaagtgcccagcttacagggcacactgggctgggggaagggcaaacAGGGAAGCCTGGCTAACACAGTGGCTCTGGATCCCCTGTAGCGGGCGGATCAGAGGTGTGTCGAGGAACAGGCCGATCCCCCCAGTTGCACTGCCAACGGccgtcagccccctccccccaattgcACCCAGGCAGGCTTGGGGGCCGCGCCGGACACTTACCCGATACACGTCCCCCtggaaggacgtgaggaaggTGCAATCGGCATCGTGGCTGGGCATCAGGGAGCTGCAGACCAGGGTCCCCTCCTGCtcgcagggaggaaggagccgcCTCAGCAGCCTGGGACGTAGTggaggggctgtctgctctgcgaCCCGGGGTCCCCTGCACTGTGAGGTGATTCCCACAGACTCACCCAcacgtggattggcccagacacctaggacCAGCCTGGGCAGTTAGCAAAGCTCTTcccgggggagagacaaagggaggcaggtggagacgaacacctggctcgggggcaggatctgggagcgaggcagctgctggctgggaagcaTGAAGGAAACAGCCTAAGCTGAGTGCTGAGAGTCTGGGGGGGCAATGGACCCCCCAACCCacgggtctgaggcatcctggccctgactcctgtagccacctcACGTccgtgctgggctgtatcctggaggagcaataaccccCCCGTTCTACCGGCTGCGGAGTCTGCATGACCCTGGGGATCGTGCATTaggtccctctaatcttttccatccacctGCAGATGTTCCCACttatgtgcggaataaattttgtgcactgaggcatgtgcggatgtgcaccactcaGCGAAAGACAAAGCCTCGCAGGGCGGGGGTGTGCTCTGTTGATCAGCGGCCGCCCAAGTTGTCACTGCTCACAGGTCGTGCCCCTCTCGGCCTGTCTATACCCAGGCAGGACCCCCCTCTccagtgcggcagccccttctcgggaAGCCCCCTCCACTGCAGTGACACTCTCTCGGGGGGCCCGCTCTCACCTGGGGGTCCACCCCTCTGCCTCCAGGATGGCGCCTCTCAgcctccagccacctgccccgaCTCGCTGTCACATCCTCATCACAGATGAccctctcccccctcagccccccctccacGTCAGCCCCAGGTGGTGGCACCAGGCCCACAGCGGGGATTTGGTTGCACTAGGAGGGGCctgatcccccccctccccacagctcacCAGCTCCAGGACCAGCGTGCTCTCCGGGGTGCTGCGGGTCTTGATGGGAGTTTCTTTGCGGGGGGGCCGCTGGCTGGATGTGCAGGGCAGGACCTGGTGGAGGAAGctggacggggggggaggggggggcagagaaaagGGGTTGAGCTTCAGGGtggcagcctgctcccctcccccgccccacggcaggGCCGGACTCACAGGCTCCAGGGGCCGCGCTGCTCCGGCCCCTCTGGCGGGAGGTCCCCGAAGTACACGAGtccggccgggggctgggccccaggctTCTCCCGCCGCGCCCCGGGGctctccagctctgcagggacCAAGGCGCAGCGTCAGGATGGGCCCGAACAGGACTTTGGGGCAGCCCGGGGCAGCGTGCCAGGGCCCAGCgcccgtggggcagggcagagggggccagggcccctgcagtgTGGGCACCCCCCAGCGCCCCAGTCACCCGCGAAGGCCCTGGACAGCTCAGGGGGCCGCACCCCGGagctccctccactcccaggggGCCGCTCCGGAACAGACACCGAgcggcctccccccagcagctcctcatGGACATGGGGGCCCCACCGACCACTGCGCCCAGGGAGGCCCGGCCAGGCCCTGCTGGAGATGCTCCGTCCCGGGAGGCTGCGGCTGCAGGTCCCGGGACCGGGCGGGAGCCCCGGAGGGGTCAGGCCGAGTCTTCTGGGCACTCGGCGCCCACGGGACACCACCCCCGCCGGTTCCCTCACCTGCCGCGCCTTCCTCTCGCCACCGCCGCTTCCCCCCATGGGGGGTGCCAGCCTTCCGCGCAGGGGGGcccggctcctccacagcccggCTGGTCTCCGCGGGGCTGAAGGGCTTCTCCCTGGGCGTGATCTTACCTGAGCGCAGCATCAtggtgctgagggaggaggaaacaggacagagaccccccccccccgcccagtggcATGTTAAACTGGCTCCAGGCATGTCAAGGGGAGAAGCCCCCCACTCTCATGTCCCCTAACCCCTCCCAtgctgcaccccacagcccctagcGAGCTGCCTGCCGAGGGATCCGGGCCCTGCCGAGTCCAGCAGCTGCCTGCTTGGAGAGGGGCATTTCACACCAGCAGGGCAGCTAGCAAGCACCCCCAGAGCTGTTTAGAGGCAGAAAGGGGCCAGGACACCCCAGAGGAAGGCGCCCTGCTCCCAGGCAAAGCACCCCCCAGCCAGGGTTACAGGCAGGCAGCCGCACCCTCAGCCCAGAGAAGGGTCCCTCTGCCCTAGCGCCATTCCTGGGAACCAGAAAGTCACTTTGGTACCCATCCAGCCCTcacacccccctccaccccagccccctccactgaAGTGTCCCAGGGTGCATGTGACCagggggcttcatttgcatccacctgccccccctcccagagcagggatCAACACCAGCTCAAAACAGGCCCAGGACACTGGTGCAAACaccagcagggagccaggcctgggaacAGCAGGACAGACGGACTCAGACTCCTACCGGCATCACTAACACAggagccctcctgcacccccaccgcCTCCTCCATCACCTGGACAGAGCCGGGCCATGCAGCTTCCTGTAACTGGCACAAGGGGCTTGCAGAAAACCAGCTGCTCCTTGCAACCAACAGGGACCCCCCCAAAGAGCTGGCACCACAAAAGGACCCAGCCAGGCACTGCTGAGAtctcacctggggcagggggactcAACACACCAGGAACCAGAGCACAGGGCCCCAGCAGCTGTTTTATTGGCAGGGTTGGTGGGtaatgcagcccagctgggcttgcAGGTAAAGTGGGTGCTTTTAAAGGGACAGGAacgtttattaaaaaaaaaaaaagcaactgagCTGAAACGCAACCATTGAAGCAAGCAAGAAGGTGTCCCAGCaagccacacacaacccccccacccccacccgccaGTTCGGGGGTTTGTCAGCGGCCCCTGCCGGGCCCATCGCTGGGGTGTTTGTCCCGATAACGACCGTGCAAGACTAAGTAAAGCCCCAGCAAAACATTTCACTTTTGACCTACACCAGCAATTAAGACCTAAGGGGCAACgaggcctcctggctggggatCGTGCAtcaggaccaatgttccctctaatcttttccatccacgtgcagatgTTCCCACtcaggtgcagaataaattttgtgtgcgCGGAGgtatgtgcggatgtgcaccaccaggagaaagaCAAAACCTCGCAGGGCGGGGGTGTGCTCTGTTGATGAGCGGCCACACAAGTTGTCACTGCTCACAGGTCGTGCCCCTCTCGGCCTGTCCATACCCAGGCAGGACCCCCCTCTCCAGTGCGgcggccccttctcggggagccccctccacTGCAGTGACCCTCTCTCGGGGGGCCCGCTCTCACCTGCGGGGTCCACCCCTCTGCCTCCAGGACGGCGCCTGTCAGCCTCCAGCCGCCTGCCTCTGCCGTGAGCCCCCTCGGCgggggtcccctccctctggacccccCGGGTCTCCCCTCCCAGAGGAATAGCGCCCCCCTGTTCTCCAGCCCAGAGCAACTATGAGCCAGCACcaaacaggagggtttattgagctttgaacacagcaaaggatccctcaggccagtcgcctgggccctcagcccccacgtcagcctcccctgcagccagctgagtcctgcctgctctgccctcagaccccccaaaacagcccccgtctcccagcagagcctccaatatcccccgcaacagcccctcccccggccattgTCTTCTCCCCAAGTAACagggtcgcctgggcccctcttctctgcccccctccccggccaatgttctccccttgctgggggcagctgggccgGTTGCTGGGGTCCCCTCTGCAGCCACTTGTCTGTCCTGTGGCCGAAGCCGgccgtgtcctctgagcagggccggggtcaccagggtcccagacaccccggctccaattctgggctgttctctgaaacaacaaaccAGTAACATCTGGGCACTGAGCGCCTCCCTGTATGTGACCCCCCTTTggacccccaaaactccccacttcTTCG includes these proteins:
- the LOC106732148 gene encoding uncharacterized protein LOC106732148 isoform X2 → MEKIRGNIGPDARSPARRPRCPLGLNCWCRSKVKCFAGALLSLARSLSGQTPQRWARQGPLTNPRTGGWGWGGCVWLAGTPSCLLQWLRFSSVAFFFFNKRSCPFKSTHFTCKPSWAALPTNPANKTAAGALCSGSWCVESPCPSTMMLRSGKITPREKPFSPAETSRAVEEPGPPARKAGTPHGGKRRWREEGAAELESPGARREKPGAQPPAGLVYFGDLPPEGPEQRGPWSLFLHQVLPCTSSQRPPRKETPIKTRSTPESTLVLELEGTLVCSSLMPSHDADCTFLTSFQGDVYREFLETLSKTYEIFVFTTAKQSYAEKMLDVLDPQKKLIRHCLYQQDCLCLQGYYVKDLAILERDLARTVALDDCPQGFPYQASNCVPIPSWAGDPRDEVLLQVLPLLGKLSHAGDVRTEIRRKYRRQLAVD
- the LOC106732148 gene encoding uncharacterized protein LOC106732148 isoform X1, which encodes MEKIRGNIGPDARSPARRPRCPLGLNCWCRSKVKCFAGALLSLARSLSGQTPQRWARQGPLTNPRTGGWGWGGCVWLAGTPSCLLQWLRFSSVAFFFFNKRSCPFKSTHFTCKPSWAALPTNPANKTAAGALCSGSWCVESPCPSTMMLRSGKITPREKPFSPAETSRAVEEPGPPARKAGTPHGGKRRWREEGAAELESPGARREKPGAQPPAGLVYFGDLPPEGPEQRGPWSLFLHQVLPCTSSQRPPRKETPIKTRSTPESTLVLELEGTLVCSSLMPSHDADCTFLTSFQGDVYRAYLKLRPHVQEFLETLSKTYEIFVFTTAKQSYAEKMLDVLDPQKKLIRHCLYQQDCLCLQGYYVKDLAILERDLARTVALDDCPQGFPYQASNCVPIPSWAGDPRDEVLLQVLPLLGKLSHAGDVRTEIRRKYRRQLAVD
- the LOC106732148 gene encoding CTD small phosphatase-like protein 3 isoform X4; amino-acid sequence: MSAGSHAASQELRHERSRGDHPRLPHGETEAQSGKGTWRRVSVSAEDRSRCPDPCALTMMLRSGKITPREKPFSPAETSRAVEEPGPPARKAGTPHGGKRRWREEGAAELESPGARREKPGAQPPAGLVYFGDLPPEGPEQRGPWSLFLHQVLPCTSSQRPPRKETPIKTRSTPESTLVLELEGTLVCSSLMPSHDADCTFLTSFQGDVYRAYLKLRPHVQEFLETLSKTYEIFVFTTAKQSYAEKMLDVLDPQKKLIRHCLYQQDCLCLQGYYVKDLAILERDLARTVALDDCPQGFPYQASNCVPIPSWAGDPRDEVLLQVLPLLGKLSHAGDVRTEIRRKYRRQLAVD
- the LOC106732148 gene encoding uncharacterized protein LOC106732148 isoform X3, with the protein product MEKIRGNIGPDARSPARRPRCPLGLNCWCRSKVKCFAGALLSLARSLSGQTPQRWARQGPLTNPRTGGWGWGGCVWLAGTPSCLLQWLRFSSVAFFFFNKRSCPFKSTHFTCKPSWAALPTNPANKTAAGALCSGSWCVESPCPSTMMLRSGKITPREKPFSPAETSRAVEEPGPPARKAGTPHGGKRRWREEGAAELESPGARREKPGAQPPAGLVYFGDLPPEGPEQRGPWSLFLHQVLPCTSSQRPPRKETPIKTRSTPESTLVLELEGTLVCSSLMPSHDADCTFLTSFQGDVYRAYLKLRPHVQEFLETLSKTYEIFVFTTAKQSYAEKMLDVLDPQKKLIRHCLYQQDCLCLQGYYVKDLAILERDLARTVALDDCPQGFPYQGDVRTEIRRKYRRQLAVD